A single window of Archangium gephyra DNA harbors:
- a CDS encoding HEAT repeat domain-containing protein: MPRSRTLFLAVAVLLVLAGGAVVLRRPAAPDAPPAAPSTVRAAPPAPAAPAPKVTAELLPPPPGYVGSEKCGECHDGEHAAWRKDWHARALSEATPDYVVGDFNNAHYKGDSSEAWMISQDDSHYAMRTKGPGGALGAYPVQWVVGGKRMQDPVTMMPDGRWQVLPIYFHVTGKGEWVDYSESKQGALTPDHPFFWANWQRNSQHSCLDCHVTGLNTRYDRASHKWSTGFADAGVACESCHGPGARHVDTQLTKDIIQPSKLPPQQALAVCAQCHGPHRTLFPLLDAAHRYQPGKRYEDYYQPMLVLLGNQRSGDFFEDGRPKTSSFEYQALTQSRCYLQGGATCLTCHTAPHAEHTDNELKQPKHLAKGVTVGSASCQGCHAKEVAEGTRHTHHASAEAQDCVACHMPPTISGVLDHFADHAIDVPVPRNTVKHDIPNACNACHTHEKASPEAMAESLEKWWPNAKQRQARRLRLADAIATKTAADSRVPLEQVLADKKEAPALRGVAAQLLAQRFRKEAVPALKAALATATDPILRSDIAEALSTTGTRDVADVLAPLLKDKSLWVRQAAAIPLAGVGDARGLSALETLAHQPESEGLTMPHVMLGQLALRRGDLATGVQELERSLDMQPYNAEVLVVLADVYARQGDLPKAKERLEEALRFDSQHRGARQRLEFMRRGPGR; this comes from the coding sequence ATGCCCCGCTCCCGTACGCTCTTCCTCGCGGTTGCCGTCCTCCTCGTGCTGGCGGGTGGGGCCGTTGTGCTCCGGCGCCCAGCCGCGCCGGATGCTCCGCCCGCCGCGCCCTCCACCGTACGTGCCGCGCCGCCAGCGCCCGCTGCGCCCGCGCCCAAGGTGACGGCGGAGCTGCTGCCTCCGCCTCCTGGCTATGTCGGCTCGGAGAAGTGCGGCGAGTGCCATGACGGCGAGCACGCCGCATGGCGCAAGGACTGGCATGCCCGTGCGCTCTCGGAGGCCACTCCGGACTACGTGGTCGGCGACTTCAACAACGCCCACTACAAGGGAGACTCCAGCGAGGCGTGGATGATCTCCCAGGATGACTCGCACTACGCCATGCGCACGAAGGGGCCGGGCGGCGCGCTCGGGGCGTACCCGGTGCAGTGGGTGGTGGGGGGCAAGCGGATGCAGGACCCCGTCACGATGATGCCGGACGGGCGCTGGCAGGTGCTGCCCATCTACTTCCACGTCACCGGCAAGGGCGAGTGGGTGGACTACTCCGAGTCCAAGCAGGGCGCGCTGACGCCGGACCATCCCTTCTTCTGGGCCAACTGGCAGCGCAACAGCCAGCACTCGTGCCTGGACTGTCACGTCACCGGCCTCAACACGCGCTACGACCGCGCCAGCCACAAGTGGAGCACCGGCTTCGCGGACGCGGGCGTGGCCTGCGAGAGCTGTCATGGCCCCGGCGCGCGCCACGTGGACACGCAGCTCACCAAAGACATCATCCAGCCGTCGAAGCTTCCGCCCCAGCAGGCGCTGGCCGTGTGCGCGCAGTGCCATGGGCCGCACCGCACGCTCTTCCCGCTGCTGGACGCGGCGCACCGGTATCAGCCGGGGAAGCGCTACGAGGACTACTACCAGCCCATGCTGGTGCTGCTGGGCAATCAGCGCTCCGGCGACTTCTTCGAGGATGGACGTCCGAAGACGTCCAGCTTCGAGTACCAGGCCCTCACCCAGTCGCGTTGCTACCTGCAGGGCGGCGCCACGTGCCTCACCTGCCACACCGCGCCCCACGCGGAGCACACGGACAATGAACTCAAGCAGCCCAAGCACCTCGCGAAGGGCGTGACGGTGGGCTCGGCGAGCTGCCAGGGTTGCCACGCGAAGGAGGTCGCCGAGGGCACCCGGCACACGCACCACGCCTCGGCCGAGGCGCAGGACTGCGTGGCCTGCCACATGCCGCCGACGATCTCCGGCGTGCTGGACCACTTCGCGGACCACGCCATCGACGTGCCGGTGCCGCGCAACACGGTGAAGCACGACATTCCCAATGCGTGCAACGCGTGCCACACGCACGAGAAGGCCTCGCCCGAGGCGATGGCGGAGTCGCTGGAGAAGTGGTGGCCCAACGCGAAGCAGCGGCAGGCGCGGCGCCTGCGGCTGGCGGACGCCATCGCGACGAAGACGGCCGCGGACAGCCGCGTGCCGCTGGAGCAGGTGCTGGCGGACAAGAAGGAGGCGCCGGCCCTGCGGGGTGTGGCGGCCCAGCTGCTGGCCCAGCGCTTCCGCAAGGAGGCGGTGCCCGCGCTGAAGGCGGCGCTCGCCACGGCCACCGACCCCATCCTGCGCTCGGACATCGCCGAGGCGCTGTCCACCACGGGCACGCGCGACGTGGCGGACGTGCTCGCCCCGCTGCTGAAGGACAAGTCGCTCTGGGTGCGGCAGGCCGCCGCCATTCCGCTCGCGGGCGTGGGAGATGCGCGCGGGCTGTCGGCGCTGGAGACGCTGGCGCACCAGCCCGAGTCGGAGGGGCTGACGATGCCGCACGTGATGCTTGGCCAGCTGGCGCTGCGCCGGGGAGACCTGGCCACCGGTGTCCAGGAGCTGGAGCGCTCCCTGGATATGCAGCCGTACAACGCCGAGGTGCTGGTGGTGCTGGCCGACGTCTACGCGCGCCAGGGGGACTTGCCGAAGGCGAAGGAGCGGCTGGAGGAGGCGCTGCGGTTCGACTCCCAGCACCGGGGGGCGCGGCAGCGGCTGGAGTTCATGCGGAGGGGCCCGGGCCGCTGA
- a CDS encoding YIP1 family protein codes for MNLPCPRCQHPLTPGATSCPGCGTSLLREATPGGAEPTCAYHPQRVSLAICDRCGSFACAECLRLSSRQEVLCQRCHALEQDTPLPWDQREELGTFTAWWKTVLSVMFHPDTFPTIRPEGSTGEALLFATLCAVPTSFVAGLTYMGVLAFVPYLLPPEAQSAGNLPTWVGPLMFLAVMLLGPLFSVATTVIFAGLDHLVLMMGGITRGYSVTLRAHAFSQAPWVLGAVPCIGPYVAPVWALVARVFAYRGLHQTSWGVALAGTLIPPLLSCCLCGGAYLSLIMSGLRGLN; via the coding sequence ATGAACCTCCCGTGTCCCCGCTGCCAGCATCCCCTCACCCCCGGAGCCACGTCGTGTCCGGGTTGTGGCACCTCGTTGCTGCGGGAGGCCACCCCGGGTGGCGCCGAGCCCACGTGCGCCTACCACCCCCAGCGGGTGAGCCTGGCCATCTGCGACCGCTGCGGCTCCTTCGCCTGCGCCGAGTGCCTGCGGCTCAGCTCGCGCCAGGAGGTGCTGTGTCAGCGCTGCCATGCGCTGGAGCAGGACACCCCGCTGCCGTGGGATCAGCGCGAGGAGCTGGGCACCTTCACCGCCTGGTGGAAGACGGTGCTGAGCGTGATGTTCCACCCGGACACCTTCCCCACCATCCGTCCCGAGGGCAGCACCGGCGAGGCCCTGCTGTTCGCGACGCTGTGCGCCGTGCCCACCAGCTTCGTGGCGGGCCTCACCTATATGGGCGTCCTCGCCTTCGTGCCCTACCTGCTCCCCCCGGAGGCCCAGTCCGCGGGCAACCTCCCCACGTGGGTGGGGCCGCTCATGTTCCTGGCCGTCATGCTCCTGGGCCCGCTGTTCTCCGTGGCCACCACCGTCATCTTCGCGGGGCTCGACCACCTCGTGCTGATGATGGGAGGCATCACCCGGGGCTATTCCGTGACGCTCCGGGCCCACGCCTTCTCCCAGGCGCCCTGGGTGCTCGGCGCGGTGCCGTGCATCGGCCCATATGTGGCCCCCGTCTGGGCGCTGGTGGCCCGCGTCTTCGCCTACCGCGGGCTGCACCAGACGAGCTGGGGCGTGGCGCTCGCGGGGACCCTGATCCCGCCCCTGCTCTCCTGCTGCCTGTGCGGAGGCGCCTACCTCTCCCTGATCATGAGCGGCCTGCGCGGCCTCAACTGA
- a CDS encoding cytochrome P450 family protein: protein MSTSTNRHDLWAPEARANPLPVYARMRQEAPLVRLFDPYYKVPIWMATRYKDAVELIRDPRFTKDMRKLPDSSPSKQLRSGESDVFNQHMLSVDPPDHTRLRTLVSKAFTPRRVEELRPRITAISHRLLDAVQTSGSMDLLDAYAFPLPVTVIAEMLGVPQEDQDQFREWTNIVINPPLDGDLQNVRKAGMQFAQYFQGMMAKRRAEPRDDLLSALLAVEEQGDRLSPMELTSMLFLLLVAGHETTVNLIGNGVWALLNHPEQLERLRANPALIESAVEEMLRFRGPVETSTQRWATQELEFRGQVIPAGETVVASLLAADHDPEHFAEPERFDIAREPNRHIAFGFGIHFCLGAPLARLEGTIAINLLLERMPRLRFAEDPARLRWRDGILVNGLQRLPVAF, encoded by the coding sequence TTGAGCACGAGCACCAACCGTCACGACCTGTGGGCGCCGGAGGCGCGCGCCAACCCCCTCCCCGTCTACGCCCGCATGCGGCAGGAAGCCCCCCTCGTCCGGCTGTTCGACCCCTACTACAAGGTCCCCATCTGGATGGCGACCCGCTACAAGGACGCGGTGGAGCTGATTCGCGACCCGCGCTTCACCAAGGACATGCGCAAGCTGCCCGACAGCTCGCCGTCCAAGCAGCTGCGCTCCGGCGAGAGCGACGTCTTCAACCAGCACATGCTCTCGGTGGATCCGCCCGACCACACGCGCCTGCGCACGCTGGTGTCCAAGGCCTTCACCCCGCGCCGCGTGGAGGAGCTGCGCCCGCGCATCACCGCCATCTCCCACCGGCTGCTGGACGCCGTGCAGACGAGCGGCTCCATGGATCTGCTCGACGCCTACGCCTTCCCCCTGCCGGTGACGGTCATCGCCGAGATGCTCGGCGTGCCGCAGGAGGACCAGGACCAGTTCCGCGAGTGGACGAACATCGTCATCAACCCGCCCCTGGATGGAGACCTCCAGAACGTTCGCAAGGCCGGCATGCAGTTCGCCCAGTACTTCCAGGGCATGATGGCCAAGCGCCGGGCCGAGCCCCGGGATGATCTGCTCAGCGCCCTGCTGGCCGTGGAGGAGCAGGGAGACCGGCTCTCGCCCATGGAGCTCACCAGCATGCTCTTCCTGCTGCTGGTGGCGGGCCACGAGACGACGGTGAACCTCATCGGCAATGGCGTCTGGGCGCTGCTCAACCACCCGGAGCAGCTGGAGCGGCTGCGCGCCAACCCCGCCCTCATCGAGTCCGCGGTGGAGGAGATGCTGCGCTTCCGCGGCCCGGTGGAGACCAGCACCCAGCGCTGGGCGACCCAGGAGCTCGAGTTCCGCGGCCAGGTGATTCCCGCCGGCGAGACCGTGGTGGCCTCGCTGCTGGCGGCCGACCATGACCCCGAGCACTTCGCCGAGCCGGAGCGCTTCGACATCGCCCGCGAGCCCAACCGGCACATCGCCTTCGGCTTCGGCATCCACTTCTGCCTGGGCGCGCCCCTGGCCCGGCTCGAGGGCACCATCGCCATCAACCTGTTGCTGGAGCGCATGCCCCGGCTGCGCTTCGCGGAGGACCCGGCCCGGCTGCGCTGGCGTGACGGCATCCTCGTCAACGGCCTGCAGCGCCTGCCCGTGGCCTTCTGA
- a CDS encoding fused MFS/spermidine synthase, protein MNRISARVFAAVGLLFVASGMSGLVFEVIWVRYLTLVVGHTTFAASLVVSAFLAGLVLGSLGWGRVADRLKHPLLAYGLLEAATGVLALGITRVLASLPEGLSALGLPGGGPLPVRGVLAFLLVLPPTFFMGGTLPVLMRFVARELEGLGRSFGVLYSLNTLGAALGCGLAGFYLIGAVGLWRTAALAAGLNVLVGLAVVLLHLWLRPEPLSASAPAAPESPGEASAFQGSRRTLLVAAFALCGFASISYEVLWFRLLSTSLDSTTYAFTILLVTFLLGLVVGGFVYSLKLAGRVRELELFVTVESLLAFAGLLSMALLGLSRPVSQLLSGLVGGWGPNAVYVGMLLHAALVILVPASLIGIIFPLVVQLTTRHVANAASNVGLLYSVNTLGGIVGSLAVGFVLVPAVGTQWTFVLVCALNMALALGVQALDTEAQPRARRSMWAGAALLAVAVVMVPGDLLVRAFADHVDSRVRFVREGVDGALAVLEYDNASVCDSGLYACGPGCRERSFRHQQLLFGSVSYANTALPRKRYMATLAHLPMLLHPEPREVLQVCFGTGSTAGSFTSHPGLRSLTIVDTNPDVLAAAPHFAEHNHGAAEDPRTHVVFDDGRHFLLASQGRYDVISFEPPPPRSAGVVGLYTTEFYREVKQRLAPGGVLAQWIPLQQQPDNLTRGMVSSLLEAFSEVTLWIPSDYEAVLVAADRPLGVDVAGWEARWAQAPVARSLADVGFTSPYGLMGTYVAGTEALRRWTRGYAPVTDDHPAVEYFLFNADKPFDPEALLAMAEQPALVRGEGLDGVRLSRELEANRRVLESTRLKRGGEWDAARARVEEARAQVGDNAFLSFLLDLELDCLRPAGH, encoded by the coding sequence GTGAATCGCATCTCCGCCAGGGTATTCGCCGCCGTGGGTCTGCTCTTCGTCGCCTCGGGCATGAGCGGGCTCGTCTTCGAGGTCATCTGGGTCCGCTACCTGACGCTGGTGGTGGGCCACACCACGTTCGCGGCGAGTCTGGTGGTGTCCGCCTTCCTGGCGGGGCTCGTCCTGGGCAGCCTGGGGTGGGGGCGGGTCGCGGACAGGCTGAAGCACCCGCTGCTGGCCTATGGGTTGTTGGAGGCGGCCACGGGCGTGCTCGCGCTGGGCATCACCCGGGTGCTGGCCTCGCTGCCCGAGGGGCTCTCCGCGCTGGGCCTGCCGGGCGGAGGGCCGCTGCCGGTGCGCGGGGTGCTGGCCTTCCTGCTGGTGCTGCCGCCCACCTTCTTCATGGGCGGGACGCTGCCCGTGCTCATGCGCTTCGTGGCGCGCGAGCTGGAGGGGCTGGGGCGCTCCTTCGGGGTGCTGTACTCGCTCAACACGCTGGGCGCGGCACTGGGCTGCGGGCTGGCGGGCTTCTACCTCATCGGCGCGGTGGGGCTGTGGCGCACGGCGGCGCTCGCCGCGGGGCTCAACGTGCTCGTGGGACTCGCGGTGGTGCTCCTGCACCTGTGGCTGCGCCCCGAGCCGCTCTCCGCCTCCGCGCCCGCGGCGCCCGAGTCGCCGGGGGAGGCCTCGGCCTTCCAGGGCTCGCGCCGCACGCTGCTCGTCGCGGCCTTCGCGCTGTGTGGCTTCGCGTCCATCTCCTACGAGGTGCTCTGGTTCCGCCTGCTGTCCACCTCGCTGGACTCCACCACGTATGCCTTCACCATCCTCCTGGTGACGTTCCTGTTGGGGCTGGTGGTGGGAGGGTTCGTGTACTCGCTGAAGCTGGCCGGGCGGGTGCGTGAGCTGGAGCTCTTCGTCACCGTGGAGTCGCTGCTCGCCTTCGCGGGGTTGTTGTCCATGGCGCTGCTGGGCCTGTCGCGTCCGGTGAGCCAGTTGCTGTCCGGCCTGGTGGGCGGCTGGGGCCCCAACGCCGTCTACGTGGGCATGCTGCTGCACGCGGCGCTCGTCATCCTCGTGCCCGCCTCGCTCATCGGCATCATCTTCCCGCTGGTGGTGCAGCTCACCACGCGGCACGTGGCGAACGCGGCCAGCAACGTGGGCCTGCTGTACTCGGTGAATACGCTGGGTGGCATCGTGGGCTCGCTGGCGGTGGGCTTCGTGCTGGTGCCGGCGGTGGGCACGCAGTGGACGTTCGTCCTGGTGTGCGCGCTCAACATGGCGCTGGCGCTCGGGGTGCAGGCGCTGGATACGGAGGCGCAGCCGCGCGCGCGCCGGAGCATGTGGGCGGGGGCGGCGCTGCTCGCGGTGGCGGTGGTGATGGTGCCCGGCGACTTGCTGGTGCGCGCCTTCGCCGACCATGTGGACTCGCGGGTGCGCTTCGTGCGCGAGGGCGTGGACGGAGCGCTGGCGGTGCTCGAGTACGACAACGCGTCGGTGTGTGACTCGGGGTTGTACGCGTGTGGCCCGGGGTGCCGGGAGCGGAGCTTCCGTCACCAGCAGTTGCTGTTCGGCTCGGTGTCGTACGCGAACACGGCGCTGCCGAGGAAGCGCTACATGGCCACGCTGGCGCACCTGCCCATGTTGCTGCACCCGGAGCCGAGGGAGGTGCTGCAGGTGTGTTTCGGCACGGGCAGCACCGCGGGCTCGTTCACGAGCCACCCGGGCCTGCGCTCGCTCACCATCGTGGATACGAATCCGGACGTGCTGGCCGCTGCGCCCCACTTCGCCGAGCACAACCACGGCGCGGCGGAGGATCCGCGCACGCACGTGGTGTTCGACGACGGGCGCCACTTCCTGCTGGCCTCCCAGGGCCGCTACGACGTCATCTCCTTCGAGCCGCCGCCGCCGCGCTCGGCGGGCGTGGTGGGGCTCTACACCACCGAGTTCTACCGGGAGGTGAAGCAGCGGCTGGCGCCGGGGGGCGTGCTGGCGCAGTGGATTCCCTTGCAGCAGCAGCCGGACAACCTGACGCGGGGCATGGTGTCCTCGCTGCTGGAGGCCTTCTCCGAGGTGACGCTGTGGATTCCCTCGGACTACGAGGCGGTGCTGGTGGCGGCGGATCGGCCGCTGGGGGTGGACGTGGCGGGCTGGGAGGCGCGGTGGGCGCAGGCGCCGGTGGCGCGCTCGCTGGCGGACGTGGGCTTCACCTCGCCGTATGGCCTCATGGGCACGTACGTGGCGGGCACGGAGGCGCTGCGGCGCTGGACGCGGGGTTATGCACCGGTGACGGATGACCACCCGGCGGTGGAGTACTTCTTGTTCAACGCGGACAAGCCGTTCGATCCGGAGGCACTGCTCGCGATGGCGGAACAGCCGGCGCTGGTGCGAGGAGAGGGATTGGACGGGGTGCGGCTCTCGCGCGAGCTGGAGGCCAACCGGCGGGTGTTGGAGTCCACGCGGCTCAAGCGGGGAGGGGAGTGGGACGCGGCGCGGGCACGGGTGGAGGAGGCTCGCGCTCAGGTGGGCGACAACGCCTTCCTGTCCTTCCTGCTGGACCTGGAGCTGGACTGCCTGCGGCCCGCGGGGCACTGA
- a CDS encoding response regulator: MSSPPSEPHPPRILLAEDDTELRALLTLTLARAGYAVVALEDGFELSDYVSLTRVCGGPLQPPDLLLSDARRPGLTGLDVLLQAQAAGLFCPVVILSAFADDATREAARRLGVRAFLDKPVDLKVLTATVRREISMHQGPGLRTSEVPP; encoded by the coding sequence ATGTCTTCCCCTCCCTCGGAACCCCACCCACCGCGCATCCTGCTGGCCGAGGATGACACCGAATTGCGTGCGCTCCTGACGCTGACGCTGGCACGGGCGGGCTACGCGGTGGTCGCGCTGGAGGATGGCTTCGAGCTGTCCGACTACGTGTCGCTGACGCGGGTGTGTGGCGGTCCGCTGCAGCCGCCGGATCTCCTCCTGTCGGATGCGCGGAGGCCGGGGCTCACCGGGCTGGACGTGCTCCTCCAGGCGCAGGCGGCCGGGTTGTTCTGCCCGGTGGTCATCCTGTCGGCCTTCGCGGATGACGCGACGCGTGAGGCCGCGCGGCGGTTGGGAGTGCGCGCCTTCCTGGACAAGCCGGTGGACCTGAAGGTCCTGACAGCCACCGTGCGCCGGGAGATTTCCATGCACCAGGGCCCGGGGCTCCGGACGAGTGAGGTTCCGCCGTGA
- a CDS encoding VWA domain-containing protein — MSFSLPQALVLLLPLGLFLWKRGQRPGPPMALRWALLLLVVGALAGPEWLLRHAGSDVVVVVDRSRSMPADAGRVASELVGLLETQRRTGDRVGVISFGREARVEQPLSEAGRFGGFTRPVDAEASDLSAALDAAGALIPPGRTGRVLVVSDGRATGADARGAARRLAARGIAVDFRQVAREDSPLDLAVLSLDVPAAVKAHEPFQMSGVVVASAPVTGTVRLERNGRVLVKGPFDFQAGPNLLPFRDLVDEPGLVAYRLTVEAPGDGVVENDVGQAVLRVEGPPRVLLLTKQPEGTLARALRSAGLMLEVRAPFPVTLDALDGVGTVVLENVDANQLGEPALNVLASYVEQAGGGLVMTGGRSSFGEGGYRRSPVEPLLPVSLEMREEQRRTALAMSVLMDCSCSMGATVPDGRTKMELAAEGVVGALTLLNEKDEVSVHMVDTEVHEIFPMSPVENGLPLDAVSRGFSGGGGIFVGVALREGRKQILRSDKLTRHVLLFSDAADSEEPDDFLKTLSDLRGQKVTVSVIGLGSKKDPDAALLEEIAIKGGGRVYFAEDAMSLPRIFSQETIAVARATFVDEPASLEAAPDLPLLGRLPSMGLPQVGGYNLTYLRPRASVALRTLDDNAAPVLALWPRGSGRVVALMAEVDGAFTGELRTWSGLRAALEGMVRWSMGGAGDAGEAVARSERRGNLLRVTLDFAPEEALPGALPSLVLLPGDGRGAPVELPMRWEDEDRVAAEYTLPGSGTWHPVVKLGGRVLRAPPVTLPYAPEFEPGSAQEGLAVLRGVAAVGGGLERLSMTGLFTEAPESEGRVALAPWLVALAVAVLLAEVVVRRFLSGPRLRRAVVASPAAPPAMKPASGTGPAPETPAAPEAKPREARGVDSALEAARERARRRLGK; from the coding sequence ATGAGCTTCTCCCTGCCCCAGGCGCTGGTGCTCCTCCTCCCGCTGGGCCTCTTCCTGTGGAAGCGAGGCCAGCGGCCCGGTCCCCCCATGGCGCTGCGGTGGGCGCTGCTGCTGCTCGTGGTGGGCGCGCTGGCCGGCCCCGAGTGGCTGCTGCGCCACGCGGGCAGTGACGTGGTGGTGGTGGTGGACCGCTCGCGCTCCATGCCGGCGGACGCGGGGCGTGTGGCCTCGGAGCTGGTGGGCCTGCTGGAGACGCAGCGGCGCACCGGCGACAGGGTGGGCGTCATCTCCTTCGGCCGTGAGGCGCGGGTGGAGCAGCCGCTGTCGGAGGCGGGGCGCTTCGGTGGCTTCACCCGGCCGGTGGACGCGGAGGCCTCGGACCTGTCGGCGGCGCTGGACGCGGCGGGTGCGCTCATTCCTCCGGGCCGCACGGGCCGGGTGCTGGTGGTGTCCGACGGACGGGCCACCGGCGCGGATGCCCGTGGCGCGGCGCGGCGGCTGGCGGCCCGGGGCATCGCCGTGGACTTCCGCCAGGTGGCGCGCGAGGACTCGCCGCTCGACCTGGCCGTGCTCTCGCTGGACGTGCCCGCCGCGGTGAAGGCGCACGAGCCCTTCCAGATGAGCGGCGTGGTGGTGGCCTCGGCGCCCGTCACCGGCACGGTGCGCCTGGAGCGCAACGGCCGCGTGCTGGTGAAGGGGCCTTTCGACTTCCAGGCCGGGCCCAACCTGCTGCCCTTCCGCGACCTCGTGGACGAGCCGGGCCTCGTGGCCTACCGGCTGACGGTGGAGGCGCCCGGCGACGGCGTGGTGGAGAACGACGTGGGGCAGGCGGTGCTGCGGGTGGAGGGGCCTCCCCGGGTGCTGCTGCTCACGAAGCAGCCGGAGGGCACGCTGGCCCGGGCGCTGCGCTCGGCGGGGCTGATGCTGGAGGTGCGCGCGCCCTTCCCCGTGACGCTCGATGCCCTGGACGGCGTGGGCACGGTGGTGCTGGAGAACGTGGACGCGAACCAGCTCGGCGAGCCGGCGCTGAACGTGCTGGCCTCCTACGTGGAGCAGGCCGGTGGCGGGCTGGTGATGACGGGCGGCCGCTCCAGCTTCGGCGAGGGAGGGTACCGCCGCTCGCCGGTGGAGCCGCTGCTGCCGGTGTCGCTGGAGATGCGCGAGGAGCAGCGCCGCACGGCCCTGGCCATGAGTGTGCTGATGGACTGCAGCTGCTCCATGGGCGCCACGGTGCCGGACGGGCGCACGAAGATGGAGCTGGCCGCCGAGGGCGTGGTGGGCGCGCTCACGCTGCTCAACGAGAAGGACGAGGTGTCCGTGCACATGGTGGACACCGAGGTGCATGAAATCTTCCCGATGAGCCCCGTGGAGAACGGGCTGCCGCTGGACGCGGTGTCGCGCGGCTTCAGCGGGGGAGGCGGCATCTTCGTGGGTGTGGCGCTGCGCGAGGGCCGCAAGCAGATTCTTCGCAGCGACAAGCTCACGCGGCACGTGCTGCTCTTCTCGGACGCGGCGGACTCGGAGGAGCCGGATGACTTCCTGAAGACGCTCTCGGACCTGCGGGGCCAGAAGGTGACGGTGTCCGTCATCGGCCTGGGCTCGAAGAAGGACCCGGACGCGGCGCTGCTCGAGGAGATCGCCATCAAGGGCGGAGGCCGCGTCTACTTCGCCGAGGACGCGATGAGCCTGCCGCGCATCTTCAGCCAGGAGACCATCGCCGTGGCGCGGGCCACCTTCGTGGACGAGCCCGCCTCGCTGGAGGCGGCGCCGGACCTGCCGCTGCTCGGCAGGCTGCCGTCGATGGGGCTGCCGCAGGTGGGCGGCTACAACCTCACGTACCTGCGGCCTCGCGCGAGCGTGGCGCTGCGGACGCTGGATGACAACGCGGCGCCCGTGCTGGCGCTGTGGCCTCGCGGCTCGGGGCGGGTGGTGGCGCTGATGGCGGAGGTGGACGGGGCCTTCACCGGCGAGCTGCGCACCTGGAGTGGTCTGCGCGCGGCCCTGGAGGGCATGGTGCGCTGGAGCATGGGCGGCGCGGGGGACGCGGGCGAGGCGGTGGCGCGCTCGGAGCGGCGGGGCAACCTGCTGCGGGTGACATTGGACTTCGCGCCGGAAGAGGCCCTACCGGGTGCGCTGCCCTCGCTGGTGCTGCTGCCAGGAGACGGGCGGGGCGCGCCGGTGGAATTGCCCATGCGCTGGGAGGACGAGGACCGGGTGGCGGCCGAGTACACGCTGCCGGGCAGCGGCACGTGGCACCCGGTGGTGAAGCTGGGCGGGCGGGTGCTGCGGGCGCCTCCGGTGACGCTGCCCTACGCGCCCGAGTTCGAGCCCGGCAGTGCCCAGGAGGGCCTGGCGGTGCTGCGCGGGGTGGCGGCCGTGGGGGGAGGCCTGGAGCGGCTCTCCATGACGGGCCTCTTCACGGAGGCGCCCGAGTCCGAGGGCCGTGTGGCGCTCGCGCCCTGGCTGGTGGCCCTGGCGGTGGCGGTGCTGCTGGCGGAGGTGGTGGTGCGCCGCTTCCTGTCGGGGCCGAGGCTCCGGCGCGCGGTGGTTGCCTCCCCCGCGGCTCCGCCCGCGATGAAGCCCGCGTCCGGGACGGGCCCGGCTCCGGAAACCCCGGCCGCGCCCGAGGCGAAACCGCGCGAGGCGCGGGGCGTGGACTCGGCGCTCGAGGCCGCTCGCGAGCGCGCCCGCCGCCGCCTGGGGAAGTGA